TGGTCACCAATTCTTCTCTTAGTTCCTGTGGCTGACATCAAAGGTCTGCTGACTGGGAAGGACTGTCCTCACATGAAGGAGAACAAAGGCAAACAGACAAAGGTCTCAATCGCTGCAATAGCGAACATACTCAATATTTATTGTCAATACAGTATGCTTGATGCAGTTGCTTTCAAACACTCAAATCTCACCCATATTTCTTACTACATGTAGTTCATCAGTAATCCCAGGACACTGGCTTGTCAAGTGTGTCGGTATTTTGTCTTTACAACAACATCTGATCAGGCTGTGTTCCATCTCTTGGCAGGAAGTGCTGGATCTTGCATTCAGCATAACGTACGACGTAGAGGAGTATAGCCTGAATTTCATCGCCTCATCCAGGACAGATGTAAGATGGTTTTCATTTCTTTGCTAGTAGATGTTTCACTTCCTTGAGTACGGCCATGTTTGACCTCATGTTCTGGGTGTCCCTCAGTTCTGCCTGTGGACAGACGGCTTGAACGTGCTCCTGGGCCGCGACATGAGCAGCGAGTGCATGCGCAGTGAACTGGAGATCCTCCTCTCCATGGAGATCAAGCTGCGCCTCCTGGACCTGGAGAACGTGCCCATCCCTGAACGTGCCCCAGCCGTCCCCAACCCCCCGAGCAACTTCAACTTCTGCTACGACTTCAGCCAGGCTGAGCAGTAGCCTCCCACAGCCTACTGGTCAGTGGGTCTCAGGGGAAGGAGCTGCCTCTCCTTCTACACCACCTGGACAGTGAGGGAGGACTACAGGTGGCTTTGtatgaggagagagatagagagtgaagaTACTGCTTTGGAGTCTGTGTTGCTCTTTAAGATGAGTGGACCCACATGTTGACATTAACATGCTAGACTGGATTACACTTTGTATAGCCATGGTACCTGAAAAAGAGGCATTCATTTTGAAAGCTTGAGGTCTTgcaataattatttttattttctgctTTCCTTCATCAGTCCAAAttctttgttgttattttttttttaccttcatGTGGTATTGACTCTGGCATTAATCTTGACTCGGCAATTAATAGTTTCTGCTTTCTGTAGCACTCTTATGTTTCTGTATGACATTCAAGTGTCTCCTAGATAGGCAGCTGTAGGCAGAGCACTTTTAACAAGTGTGGATGGGAGAACTTTTGGTACTTGCCTTTGGTTTTTTCAACATAATTTAATTGAGTTAATATCACCAGTACTTGAGTAGCAATAGTAGTAGTCATTGTGAGACCTGAAACAGTGCTGAACTTGAGCACCAAATACTGTATGGTCACTAGCTGCTGAActgatatggtgatcttaggtaCTAAATAATCTTGGGTGTAGCGTAAGCCGCTGCAGATAGATTGCCTGTCTATGTCATGACAACTGAGCTTTGGTCTACAAGCATGATGATCGAGGACAGGATTTCAATTCATTCCTCGACAGTGCCTAATGATTGGCTGTGATTTTTTATTCCAAGTAGATACAGACATTAGGGGAATGCTACAAATATGATGCATGTTGCTTAACTGAATAGGTTCCAGGAACTGCTAGATGGCCAAAAAGACCCTCTTCTTTACttcagaaaatgtatttttcacttCTAGAAatattctatttctttttccaAAAAGTTCCTGTAAAGTGAAGTTGGAGAATATTGTAGATATTGCGCGTTTTAAATTGTCATCCTCTCTTAGGATATCAGAGATTGTCAATATGTAAAAATAGGTACAGAATGTATTTCACTTTTATGTAACTGTGGAGAACTTACAAGATATTGTATTATATATGGCGAAGACTTATTCCAGTCCCTTACATTTCAGAACCCAGAGTCTTGGCCAGATAATACTTGTGACGAGTAACTTATGTCTGGGAGCAACAACAACTGTGCACAAACAAACCCGTGATGCCACTCACCATGCCTGTTGGTGCACTGCATTGTCATTCTTAAGTTGAATAATATCTTTTCAATCACGTTGCACTTGGAAATGTGACATTATATCAGTGGTGTTCAATTTGTACCACAGTTTTTAAACCtggattttttttaacatattcATTATATGTTAATAATAGTTTTATTTGACTTTGTAAATCATTGTATATTCTTACACTGAAATGTTCATATTTACAGCTAATTGATATTGGTGCCAAACATTGGTGATTTTGTATCAGTATAACAATATGGGAAAATAGTTTGAACCTCACCTTTCCTGGTCTTGTCATTTAATCACTTAACCATTTTCTACCTACATTAAAATGCCTTTTTGTCGCATTTCAAGAACACAATGACTTAATCCTAAATAGATTGTGATTATGGAAAACAATCAAAGcatctttcactttcactttatGATGTGACACTAACCTATGTTTCTACCACTAACCTAATTTCTACATTGTTTAATGTAGAAATGAATTTGTCCCCTTGTGTTGTAACGCTAATTGCTATAACATCTAATGCTACACAGCGTCTTTAAGTCTAGAGTGACATGTATGTTTTTTCTTCATACAATCTTTCTTTATACATTGATATTCTTTTCCTTTTGTCACCATTTCCCCAAGAAGGATTGTTGAATAATGATGTAAATGTTCATGTTATTGGAAATGTCCAGACTCACTGCACTCACTGTCTCATTTGATATTTATTCAGCTCTTTTGTCATTCACAGTTTTGAATTCAGTTCACTGACTAGTTGCTTCAATGACCAAGAAACCATTTGAACTTCAAATCCTATGAAACTaggatacagaaaaaaaaactcataataAATCTAATAATCTACTTCACTTTTGGTTTGCAGAATACCCAGGCCCTGGTTTTGCCTTGTGTTTGAATTGATATGCTCTGCATGCAGATTAGGAGTGGGATGGCTTCCACTTGGGTGGTTCAGTTAGATCATGGTCTGATTCAGTACTGAAGGCATGAGATGGAGGTAACATGCACAGCTGATTTTAGTATTCTTGtcattcttatttatttttacttgTTATTACAAGGAATTCTTGAatgaaaggggaggggggcaatttaatttcacattaaaggagacatagagtggaaaccatttttgtcttggttttgatgaattaggagaggttgtgcataaccaaaaaGCTATCAtagttgtgccctccttcatatggaaatgTTGAACTTGAAGAAATAGACAAATTAGAACAGAGCCTACAagtgatgtcaaatatcgcaaagccattgaagtggCTTGTGGTTGCCAAAGACGGTGtcatttagtcaaaaggaccatttcaatactcagcctaaatataaggttttaattgggcttgtaaaattgcaattgagtttattttgtataaatcaaagttgaaaatatatactattttatcATCAGAGAACACCGTAAAGTTCTCAATTcgtccattctatgtcctctttaaagggAAATCAGATTAGATTATTTGAGAATACTGGTCTGgtatttccaaaaaaaaaccccaaagaTATTGTGCCATTTGAATGCCGGACTGGAGTAGATCTTTTCATATGAGGCATTTTCTTTAAGAGTTTACATCTAAAGTGCTTAACCACAGTCAAAAATCATCAAGAATGATATACAACATACTCAACATACCTTCTGTAGCTCTACTAATAAAGATATTATAGTCTTACAGGAAATTGAGGTTTGTGATTGATTAATCTCAAAATTAAATTGCCTTCTAAATGGAGCAATAACTGTTGCTGTGCAGTTTTATATATAATCGATGacataataataaattaaataatttaaaaatcaTAACATTCCTAAAATATCCCTCTTACGCAGGGTTACACATGGTGAATAAATTATAATAGTCAAACTGAACCCAAAATAAGAAGAACAGATTCCATCCTCGTGGCTAAGGGGAGAAAGGGACATGTGGCATTCTTGTCAGTGTGTTCCACTGTGATCTCGAGCAGCATTTTTCCAGCCTAGTGCAGAAGATGAGCCAGTGTGTGCTCTTTAGGATATGCTCTAATGGAATGTAAAAATACCATCTCTCTTCCCTTAACATCCTCTCCACATCATACTAAAGGAAGTATTTATTCATTGTTTCTCTATCTCCATTAAAGAGTTATGGTTAAGTCTGCTCCACCCACAAAGCGACACTGAACATTCTCCAGGTAGGGCAGTTGTGATTGCAGGAAGTCCACTTTTGTTATGGTAATGTCTTTACACATGGAAATGTCCAATGTCTGGAGCCTTTTGCAGTGCTTTgccaagacagacagagacctgcaacacacaagcacacacagtacTGAATATCAACAACCCCAAAATAAAGTTTGTCATAAGGCCAGAGGAACTACATGGTCTATCCTTCAGTTCATGTAAGTAAAAAAGCAAGTCTGTGTGAAGATCCATCAATCAATAGATTGGTCACCAGTGTATTTTGGTCTCACCGGTCAGTGACGGCATCGCAGCAGGCCAGTTGCAGGTGCTGCAGCCTGGGGAGCAGCGGCGCCGCTCTAGCGATTCCCTGGTCGCTGATCTGAGGACAGTGGTTGAGCGCCAGGCTGGTGAGGCTCCGGCAGTAGGACGCCACCGACACCAGACTCTCATCACTGATCTCGGGCagcatggagagagacaggcgcTGCAGGTCTGGGAAGCGCACCACCTGCACAGGAGAGGGAATGCCATGAGGGAATTTCCTGATGGGGAAGCTTGTTGCTGCTGCCTGTCCCACCCAAACGCCCACCTGTGTGATTCTGCATGTACCACCCAAACGTCTACCTGCGTGACTACATGTCCCACCCAAACACCTACCTGCGTGACTACATGTTCAACCCAATTACCTGCGTGATGCTGCTGTCTGTGATCTTGGAGCAGGCTGACAGGTCGAGCTCCTGGATCCCCCTGATGGCGAGCAGAGAGGCCCCCATCTGTTCTCGGAAGGCCCCTAGGTCCTCATCAGTCACCAGCCGCGGCTTCTCCTGAAAGGGCAGACTGGGAGGCCGGAAGAAGCCCATGTTGCCAAATGTGCGTGTGAAGCTTGGCCCTTTGTCTTcctgttgggttgggttggtgtGGGGGAAAAGATTGCTTAGGTTATTTTCTGTTACTGTTATCACTTTATAGCACACTTAAACGCACACAAAAATACGCTTGCTCTCCTTTTCAGATGGCCAGTGTCAGTGAGCgctcaggctcctctctcacCGTCTCAGTGCTGGGTTCACACTCCTTAGTGGGCTCCACCATCCCCAGGAGCCCCCAGTCCGTGATCTCCTTGCACCAGCCCAGGCGTAGCACCAGCAGCCCAGGCATATACGTGGCAATGGAGCGCACACTCAGATCAGTGAGGTagacacaggaagtgaggtcgaGCACCCTCAGACTTAGGCCTAGCAGCTGACTGAGTGAGAAAATtgcaatgtcctgtaaaaacaCAAGAGGGCAGGAGTGTGAGTTTTaccagaggaagagaggcaacATGttaggaacacttcaccgttttttcatattaaactatctTATTCCCTTAACTAGGACGAGTTGACATACCTCTCGCGtctcaatgtgtgcactcaatcTTTCTTTTCTGGTTtcaatacagttacacgagtagttacacgaccaagtaatcctttccccctccccctttcagTTCGTCAATAGAACAAATGAGAGGATTTTTCAGGAGTgacgatattactgcgccggGTCAAAGTTCTCTCGTGCTATTCCGCCATACATTATAGTTATCCATTTTACCCACTTAGAAAAGCAGAAAAgcgccatgttttattttgtgtcaccttacttggtcgtgtaactactcatgtaactgtatttaaatagggaaaacgtggaggtgtttagtcgcttctaacttcatctctgtttggatcctattGAACAAACTGGGCTAAGCTAATTGCTAGCAAAGTGGGGCCCGCACACCAGACGCATTGAGACCAGAGCGATGTATCAACTCGTCCTAGTTAAGGgtataacatagtttaatattaAAAAATGGTGGCGTGCTCCTTTAACAACagctcagagaaagagagagagactcatcaACACTAGAGGGGGGCTATGGGGACCGACCCTGATATAGGTGCAGCTCCTGAGGCTGAGGCTCTCCAGCTGTGCCCTGGGCGGCGGAGACGAGAGTCCCTTGATCATCTCAGCGCCGCTGACGTGCAAGCACTCCGAGAGGTCCAGCCTCCGCAGGCTCGGCAGTGTCATGAGCTCCGCCAGACCCTTGTCGGTCACCCGCCAGTCCCGCGACAGAGAGAGGACCTGCAGCCCCTTCAGGCCCGAGGTGACGGCCTGCACGGCTCGGCAGGTGAGCTCCGTGCAGGAGCTGAGGTCCAGGCTCCTGATGGTGGGCTGGTGGCGGCACAGCACCTCCACGGCGTGGTCGGACAGCTCCTTGCAGCCGCGCAGGCACAGCTCCTCCAGCGCCAGGCCCGGCACCTGGGCCACCGTGCGCAGCGACTCCGGGGTGATGCTGGTCCGGCTCAGGTCCAGAGCTCGCACCGTGCTGGCCTGCTGCTGAAGCAGCCGGCGGAGGTTCCTCAGCGAGAGCAGGGCGGAGGAGTCGGGCCCGACAGGACATCCCCGGTACGGGTCAAACTCAAAGGCAATGTGGCAGCCAGAGAGAGCCAGCCTCCTCAGTCTCGGGGTGCAGCCTGTCAGACGATTAAAGGAAAGGTCTGAGAGGTACCTCAGGTCTGACAGGTTCAACTCCTCAAGACCTTCCAAGGCCTTGCGTACCTTAAAGATAGTAAAATACTCATTATGCAAGGTCACCTTCATGAAACTTGAGAGCCATTTATATTGTGATGACACATTCAGAACATGAGTTAAGTAAGCAGCTTCACCCAACCTCCAAATACTCCTAGAGTAACTCCATTGATAAGCAGTTCTGAGACCACTGAAGgctattttttgtttttcatgatccTTTGAACCAACGGTTCtttgaacagaaaacaaacgCCTCATTGTACAAAAAAATTGTATGTAGTTTTTTTTGCTCCAAAGAAACTGAACTATGTTTTGAATGCTTAAAGATTATCTTTGCCTTTTTCATTCTAGATTGGACATGCCCCTCTGATCAAAACACTGGCCCCTACAGTAAACTTGGTCCAGAAGTTCTGGCAAGGTACCCATGGTAGGCATGATCACAAAATGACTCAGACATCAGTTTATTTCTTTAAATAATCATATCAAATGATAAAGATTTTCAACACAATGAAAGCTTTCATGGTGCAAATGGGTCTTGGACAGTAAAAAGATTCTTGAAAATAAAAAAGGGCCCCTGAAGGTATTATGAAATAAGAGGAATCCAACTAAGAAACCAAACTTAACTTTAGCTATATATTTATCTGTTGACTGTGCCatactgtgagagagagataaccaAAACTGTGAACAGAAGTGGTCACCTAATTGTCTTGGTTGTAGGAACTTAAAATAATGTAAAAGCAAGCCTAAATAAAGTCATAACAAACTATTCTAACATCTACTGACTATGATGGACTTTGgatgtgcatttgcatgtgcaATCTCCTGGTCCCTGAACCACTGGCTGCCTCTGAATTGGAATACTGCACACTGTACTGTAAACTGATCTTAACAGTAAGTCAGATGTAGTAAGTAGTACAGCAGTATGGCATTTATGACTGTAGCATCTCCTTCTCTCGCCATATAAATAATGCCCTTCTCCATCTCCGACACATCTCCGACTGCTGCCTACTTCACTTCATAATACAGAAGTCCTGTTGTTTAACACCCCAGGGGCATTAGGGACAAACCTGgctaagttaactcagagtcaCCAATAAACATCCTACATAATGGCTTTGTTGCTATGAGGACGAAGCCCATAGGGCTCTTCTTTACCATGCATTCCTGGTTCTACCATTGATCTGATAGCACAGACCTGGACAACAGCCACAGCTGCAGCAAATAGAACCCCCAGTGTTTTCAtgattgcatgcatgcatgttgtaCTACATTGCAGATTTATCTACAAGATAAGTAAAAGAGCCTAATGCTCAACCAGTGTTAAGCCACCCATTAGCAATGTGCTGCTACCTGGAGACGATGTTCCTCTCGAGACAGAAAGGCTCCTGACATGAAGAGGCTGTCCAGGCCACGGAGGTCCAGCTTGCGCAGGCCAGTGAGGTGCGGCAGGAGGTCAAGAAGGGAGGACTCCGTGATGCTGCTCCCTGGCAATGATAGCGTCTCCAGACTGGGCCCCAAGTGCATGGCCACCTCCATCAGTAGAGCTCTGGACAAACTGGACCCATCCAGATGACTAATGACCAGGCCACAGCGGGACCGCTTACCCAGGCCCCGAATCACCTctaaggaggaggagcaggcggGCAACTTAAAAGTGACATTCTTCTGTAGGGAAGCACATGGAAAAGTAAGAGTGGTGTTGTGTTCAGACAAAGCAAGCTAGTAGCTGTAGCTATTCTACAAGCTATTCAGAACATCACAGTTACAATACGCATTCTTACTTTTAAGAGTAAAGAGGGTACACCATTGCACTAACCTGGAACAATATGACTCTCAAAGACCAGCATCGTCTGATTAGTTCTCTTTTATAAATATTACTAGCTAGGCTTATAAAACATCTACACATTTACCTGAAACTGATAGTCTTGGCTTGCTTCATACCAGCTTCTGCAAACCAATGAAGCCTCTTTTCTGTCTGACACATGAAGGAAACTGAAGATGTAGGTAATTATCTGGAGAAACAGAACATGGCTTTGTCAGGTGAAGTGTGTGACATCATCACAGTATTCAACAGGTTtccttaaaacaaaataaaaaaaatgcatgcaCAAGAACTAATGTAAACTTGATGGACGTTAAATCTCAAAGCACAATCCCAACCTGCTCTCCAAAACAGCTGATGAATGTGGTACAAAGGTTTGAGCATTATCTGATCTGCCCATCAATTAACATGGCAAGCTTTCAAAGACTTCCTCAATAAATAGACTCCCTCAATAAAtacagcaacaaatgtttctaGTTGAATTCCAAGAGAGTGTACTGTAACATTTTCCCAACTTCAGAGAGACAGCGAGCAGGCTAGAGTAAATAACCTCTGATGTACAACCACTGAATGGCATGAATGTATATTTTTTTAGTGTGAAAATCACACTGCCAATGAAGGTGTATTTGGTACTCATATTCTTAATAAACCAGAATTCACTTATTTGGGCAAAGCATCATTTTACTTAGCACAGACTTACTTCCGTTCATTTAACCGGAAGACatcaaaaatgtcaaaacattAACAGCCAATAATATGAGACAGTTGAGTGTAACAAGATTGGGCAACATTTAGGCTAGCTGCCATTATCCCTGCATCTTCGCCAACGCTGTCAAGGCTAAGAAAACACATTAACTACGTTTTAAATGTACAAGAATGTGCTTGAGACAGGCTAATGCTAAATATTTAACGTTAGCTAAAAGACAAACGTTAGTGCCTGTAGTAGCTTAGCTACAGGGGACTCACCTCCGCAGGTAACTCTGGTGCCTCCATGCTCCTTTGTAACGTCAATGTTAATATGCTATGAAATGCTTGTGCTGTATCGAAAAGCCACACACCGTTTGCCAGTTGACGTAATCGCTCGGTTTCTCGCCACTTTAACGTTACCTAGccacatacaaccacacacaaccacacagtgTAGTTTGATCTTAGAAACCTCGTCCTCATTTTACACCCGTCTCAGACATTTCGTGTATTCCAATAACCATAGTAGCACATCGTCGGACATTTGCTAGGCCTACAATGAATTTTAAGCCCTGAGATAATAACATTGAGACTCGCTAGCTAGAACCAAACATAGTTGAAAGATCCTTAGTGTTAATGTTTACGGATTTGAGCTGCAGCCTACGGGTCATTTGACTGTCACATGAGCAGCTTCGCAGTGATACAAGGGAAACGTAGTTAGCGCGTGATATTTCAACAGACACCTGCGCCCGGCTGActttgcctgtgcctgtgcctatGCCCTGTGCGACAGACGCCGGATAGTGGAGTCAGAGTTATAACAGTAGTTTTGACAATTcgttttaatttttattttgtctttcagTATGGTTGATTTCAGTTTACCTATAGTTGACAATGAACGAGCATTTGATGTTTTTTCCATTCATTCAAGATCCTTTTAGTGCTATAGGCTATGCTATGAAAGTATTCttggatatttcctcttttAGGCTACTGCTTTTAATGGAATCTTGATCAATTTAATTTGCCCTAGCCTACAGTCATAAATATTAACTATAACTTTATTACAGTCATGTTAGGTAGCCTAACTCCAATTAGATTGAGACCTCATGGAGCCATCATTTTCATGGTCATGACTCATTTGCATGGACATTATAATTTTTCTGGTTGTTATCAGGTCGTTGTTTGattataggctagcctactccttCACCCACTTATGAGCAAGGCAAAGGTTTATCATGTCATGTGCCACTGTATTTCTCTTTTTCACCAGCCTATAGTTGGTGCAGCTAAAGCAATTTTTTCCTATTCTGCTTCTTCCTACTTGAGGATGGTATGCATGTAGCCTAGGTTTGATAATAATATCATAGAGATATTGATTCgttattagcctacagtacacatactccatgacaactggatgtgaatatctagagtagagtagagtctGCTTTTTCCCACTTCCAGCCCAAAGCATCTGGGGGGATCATATGAAATGGGCTAGTGGGCTGGATCCGGTCCCCGGGCCTTGGGCTTTGACCGTAGAGGGTAACGAAGGGATAGACACGCAGGCCAAATTAGTCTTGTTAATCTGTTATATAAGATTAAATGTCATAAAACTTGCTGACACATCTTCACAGATTATGTTTATTAAAGGAAATTCAACAATTTAATTACAAACAATGATACTTTTCCAACTCAGGCTTCTGGAATTATTGCCTTATAATTTGCTGTTGAGACACCCTCCAGTCAACCataggctatactgtaggtttatATGGCCTTCATAACTTGTTTCACATATGAAATTAGTGAAATGACTCAGGCCTTTGGTGAGGTCCAGGAACATGGGCAAAAAATACATCAAAGAAACCAAATAATCTTAAAGAGgaattaacaaacaaacaaacaaaccaacaaacaaacaaataaaaacattcagCAGCCAACTATACAGATTTGGGCACATCACCCACCTGTTTGGTGTATTATTGAATCATTTGCTCAtcctaaaataacaaaaaagagagaatgaaatgtCTCTGtttacacataggcctatttgataCATTTGTAAACTTGTAGGCCTAATATAAAATATGTACTGCAAGTGATGTACACCAAGCACATGGCCTAATGTAAGATAAAACAATGTTAAAAATAATGACATTTTAGTTATTTATTAAAACCAGCTCCTAGGGAAAATggcaaacaaaataaaagactACAACCTCCATAAATTAAAAAAAGGCAATTGACTGAGGTATCTGTATTTAATTCTCGAATAACCCTCAGGGTTCATCATTCTACATCACCTTTTGCATCAACATCTGGTTGTAAAGGAGAAGCatattgtgttttatttatacTATCACACGTTTCTGTCTATCTATACAACTGCATTAAAGTGTCTACAACTCCTTAAGGTCTTAATCATTCTCCCTCACAGCTAACACACCACAATACATAGAATTGTGGGCCTCTGTAAGCTGGTGAAATGGAAGGGGAGAACTGAAAAatgtgggggagaggagagtacAGAAGCGGTTTACTATGATGACAGTGTAGATTTATGGTTCAAGCTTTAAGGCGTTTGTTCAACAGCAAGAGCAGACACAACAGGAAATGTGGAGATGGCAGGGCCATGTACAGcttaacacaacaacaaaatctcTGCCTTAGATTATTCTGTTCGATAGAAATGTATTCAGTTCAATACTTTAAACAAGGCATTGCACTACAAATAATcattataatttcagagaatATTTTGAGacccaaagacatgaagcaatATCTCTGTTTtatgaaggagaagaaaaataCATGACACTTTTGTCCGCAGGAACTTGTATGTTGACGTCACCAtcctgtggaggagagaggagaggaatatgTCTTTGGATCAAAGGAGGGATGATTTCCTGGTAAGTCCAGTTATCTCATCCTTTTTCCTCTTTCCCTTTATTCTCTTTGTCCTCTTGCaaagcctctctctcctgggaaGAGATAGCACTATCTCTTTCACTGGTGCCTGTCCTGCGAGTGGCTGTGGAGCTCTCCGAGTGTTGAGACTGGATATCGAGCTCTTGCTCCAGAGGCTGCCctggggtgggagagggggtCAGGAGAGTCGATGCCAACGACGGCTGTAAAATAAGAATGAGAAATGAGCATACTGCAACAGTGTTGGGTGGATTGTTTCATAAGAATCTACAGTACTAGTAATGTTTTGGCACCTGAAGTGATACGTTGGACTTATTTGCCTTCTCTTTCAGTTTGGAAAGTGCGCCTTTGAGGCCTGATTTCTCAGTCATCTCAAGAGCAGCTTTCAACAGTTTGGGCGTTTCAGCTCGGGGAGGGATGACCTGGGCTCTCTCTTTTGCTTCTTCCTTCTTTGGATCAGGCTTTTTGTCTTTGGCCAGCATCTTCCTATGATGAACAGCACAGTATACAATTATGCCCACATTCCAGGACAggcccaaacacacatagatGAATTATTGCAAGGTTCATCATTTGTGCAGTTTTGCATAATGTCTTAGATTGGTGTATCAGACCTGTTGTAACTTGTGAATCACTTACTTGGCTTTTTTACGAAGCAACTTCTGAGATTCGGGGTAATGCACCAGAATCTCATTAAGGTCCTTTTTGTCCAAAATGAAGAGATTAGCGAAACCATGGGCAATGACATTAGCTGTGCGCCGGTTCCCTCCACCTATCGCCAGTAAACTAGATCCCAAAACAATAGGAAAAGTATTTTAACACTAAAGAAATTAACACTATAAACAATACCCACCCTATGGACAGTGAATGAGCTTAGACCATATTATCCTCctaaagcacatacacatttaccTGATCTCCCCAAACACAGAGCCTGCTTTCAGAGTGACAAAGACTGTCTTCCCATCTGGACCACCAACAACCTGCACCTCCCCAGCTTTGATGATGTACATCTCTCGACCCACTTCTCCCTACAGGAGCAGGTAAGAGATATGTACTGTAACATAGCAGATGACAGACAACTACCAGAATTCCAGTGTCTGATCTGAGATGTGCTCACCTTTTTACAGACATAGTCCCCTGGCAAGTAGACAACAGATCTGAGGCTCTTCAGCATGTCAAAGATCATCTGGCGGTCACAACCCTGACACAGAGAGGGACCCAGCAGCAATAACAGAAACATGCACATCATCAGTGGGAGGTGTGAGTAAAAACCAGCCACATGTAAAGTTGATACAGCAGTTAATATagtgactgacagacagacag
This sequence is a window from Sardina pilchardus chromosome 10, fSarPil1.1, whole genome shotgun sequence. Protein-coding genes within it:
- the fbxl9 gene encoding uncharacterized protein fbxl9 isoform X1; protein product: MEAPELPAEIITYIFSFLHVSDRKEASLVCRSWYEASQDYQFQKNVTFKLPACSSSLEVIRGLGKRSRCGLVISHLDGSSLSRALLMEVAMHLGPSLETLSLPGSSITESSLLDLLPHLTGLRKLDLRGLDSLFMSGAFLSREEHRLQVRKALEGLEELNLSDLRYLSDLSFNRLTGCTPRLRRLALSGCHIAFEFDPYRGCPVGPDSSALLSLRNLRRLLQQQASTVRALDLSRTSITPESLRTVAQVPGLALEELCLRGCKELSDHAVEVLCRHQPTIRSLDLSSCTELTCRAVQAVTSGLKGLQVLSLSRDWRVTDKGLAELMTLPSLRRLDLSECLHVSGAEMIKGLSSPPPRAQLESLSLRSCTYIRDIAIFSLSQLLGLSLRVLDLTSCVYLTDLSVRSIATYMPGLLVLRLGWCKEITDWGLLGMVEPTKECEPSTETEDKGPSFTRTFGNMGFFRPPSLPFQEKPRLVTDEDLGAFREQMGASLLAIRGIQELDLSACSKITDSSITQVVRFPDLQRLSLSMLPEISDESLVSVASYCRSLTSLALNHCPQISDQGIARAAPLLPRLQHLQLACCDAVTDRSLSVLAKHCKRLQTLDISMCKDITITKVDFLQSQLPYLENVQCRFVGGADLTITL
- the fbxl9 gene encoding uncharacterized protein fbxl9 isoform X2, whose translation is MEAPELPAEIITYIFSFLHVSDRKEASLVCRSWYEASQDYQFQNVTFKLPACSSSLEVIRGLGKRSRCGLVISHLDGSSLSRALLMEVAMHLGPSLETLSLPGSSITESSLLDLLPHLTGLRKLDLRGLDSLFMSGAFLSREEHRLQVRKALEGLEELNLSDLRYLSDLSFNRLTGCTPRLRRLALSGCHIAFEFDPYRGCPVGPDSSALLSLRNLRRLLQQQASTVRALDLSRTSITPESLRTVAQVPGLALEELCLRGCKELSDHAVEVLCRHQPTIRSLDLSSCTELTCRAVQAVTSGLKGLQVLSLSRDWRVTDKGLAELMTLPSLRRLDLSECLHVSGAEMIKGLSSPPPRAQLESLSLRSCTYIRDIAIFSLSQLLGLSLRVLDLTSCVYLTDLSVRSIATYMPGLLVLRLGWCKEITDWGLLGMVEPTKECEPSTETEDKGPSFTRTFGNMGFFRPPSLPFQEKPRLVTDEDLGAFREQMGASLLAIRGIQELDLSACSKITDSSITQVVRFPDLQRLSLSMLPEISDESLVSVASYCRSLTSLALNHCPQISDQGIARAAPLLPRLQHLQLACCDAVTDRSLSVLAKHCKRLQTLDISMCKDITITKVDFLQSQLPYLENVQCRFVGGADLTITL